The following coding sequences lie in one Thermodesulforhabdaceae bacterium genomic window:
- a CDS encoding DUF6785 family protein — translation MFVELSKIRWLTILGGTVVVLMLAWITPWSNIVRYNSPLGGSHFPTAPFGILLMLAIFWNGLLGRFIPRARLSALELLYIWLVSVLATTIAYTGFARTFFLNLLWHPEAMQNIVWKNLLPDGEHLARSVLQGVGGGGEIKIMSLLKIIPWGEWCPFLALWVIFLALVVITLLGISGVFAHQWIENERMALPLIQIPKIFSEESYNSSLLRSLKNTFFIVGLCVPVLIHTMNGLATYFPSIPQIPALLLAQPYIPQEGLLRGFSKLKIYIYPAFVGFAYMAPRQISLSIWFFFLMGLLVPGLLSLFGMSIPNITLGTTFGPGVARAEEMQMVGAYGICGIFIIWLSRRHIWNLLFDRTYLGKKSEYVGLVHPRLGLGMAITGYILTAFWLVAFGMETKVVLPFLLVCLMLQIVVAKMICQGGLPYFTLPVAPSDGFLAFFPSKLFSSMSIYLGVVVQKMAFLDVRESLLPTLIHASALIRKQQQHRHSGIVATVEDIKTLQKDEFYKLTGVVESRRKFLLGIIVSIILSFTVSALSMLVIYYKYGALSLPDSWALETVFGAHEKALNLIQHPEAPKPWIAFYVVLGALIMTVLIGGYHRFPWWPFHPMGYLMTYNSATHVLWFSFFLGWLLNWLVFRYGGVKAYVAFRWFFVGLVVGDVVMAILWIIVGWWAPVAYHVFPT, via the coding sequence ATGTTTGTGGAATTAAGTAAGATTCGTTGGCTTACAATCTTAGGTGGAACTGTTGTTGTCCTGATGCTAGCATGGATTACTCCATGGAGTAATATTGTTCGTTATAATTCGCCTCTCGGTGGGTCTCATTTTCCTACCGCACCATTTGGAATTCTTTTAATGTTGGCGATCTTTTGGAACGGTTTGCTGGGACGATTCATTCCCAGGGCTCGATTAAGCGCTTTAGAACTTCTTTATATTTGGCTTGTTAGTGTTTTAGCCACAACCATTGCTTATACCGGTTTTGCGAGGACATTCTTCCTGAACCTGCTCTGGCATCCGGAAGCTATGCAAAATATCGTTTGGAAAAACTTGCTTCCTGACGGTGAACATCTGGCTCGATCTGTGCTTCAAGGTGTTGGTGGCGGCGGAGAAATTAAAATAATGAGCCTGTTGAAAATCATTCCATGGGGCGAATGGTGTCCGTTTCTGGCTCTGTGGGTAATTTTCCTGGCTCTTGTCGTCATTACTTTGCTGGGAATAAGCGGAGTCTTTGCTCATCAGTGGATTGAGAATGAAAGAATGGCTCTCCCTTTGATCCAGATTCCTAAAATCTTTTCCGAGGAAAGCTATAACTCGTCATTGTTAAGATCCTTGAAGAATACCTTTTTTATTGTGGGGCTTTGTGTGCCTGTATTAATACACACAATGAATGGACTTGCTACATACTTTCCATCTATTCCGCAAATTCCCGCTCTTCTGCTTGCTCAGCCCTACATTCCCCAGGAAGGACTTCTTAGAGGATTTTCTAAGCTCAAGATTTATATTTATCCGGCTTTTGTGGGCTTTGCTTATATGGCGCCACGGCAGATCTCTCTCAGTATCTGGTTTTTCTTTTTGATGGGGCTTCTTGTTCCAGGGCTTTTGAGCCTTTTCGGAATGTCGATTCCGAATATAACTCTAGGGACAACCTTTGGTCCGGGGGTCGCTCGAGCGGAAGAAATGCAGATGGTTGGAGCTTATGGAATCTGCGGAATTTTTATTATCTGGCTTTCAAGACGCCATATTTGGAATCTTCTCTTTGACCGAACTTATTTAGGAAAAAAATCTGAATATGTGGGGCTTGTTCATCCACGTTTAGGGCTTGGTATGGCGATTACTGGCTATATTTTGACTGCTTTCTGGCTTGTTGCCTTTGGTATGGAAACTAAAGTTGTTTTGCCGTTCCTCTTAGTCTGCTTAATGCTCCAGATTGTTGTTGCAAAGATGATATGTCAGGGAGGGCTTCCTTATTTTACTTTGCCTGTTGCCCCAAGTGATGGTTTCTTAGCATTTTTTCCATCAAAACTTTTTTCTTCGATGTCGATATATCTTGGGGTTGTTGTTCAAAAGATGGCATTTCTTGATGTGCGAGAGTCTTTACTCCCGACCCTTATTCATGCTTCTGCTCTGATAAGGAAACAGCAACAGCATCGCCATTCCGGTATTGTAGCAACCGTAGAAGATATTAAAACACTTCAGAAAGATGAATTTTATAAACTGACCGGTGTGGTAGAAAGTCGTAGAAAATTTCTTCTGGGGATAATTGTTTCCATAATCCTGAGTTTTACAGTATCCGCCCTGTCCATGCTGGTGATTTACTATAAATATGGAGCTCTGTCCCTTCCGGATTCATGGGCTTTAGAAACTGTGTTTGGGGCTCACGAAAAGGCTCTTAATTTAATTCAGCATCCTGAAGCTCCAAAACCGTGGATAGCTTTCTATGTAGTTTTGGGAGCTCTGATAATGACCGTGTTAATTGGCGGTTATCATCGGTTTCCCTGGTGGCCTTTCCATCCTATGGGCTATCTTATGACTTACAATTCCGCTACTCATGTTTTGTGGTTTTCTTTCTTTTTGGGCTGGCTTCTTAACTGGCTTGTTTTCCGATACGGTGGCGTAAAAGCTTACGTGGCTTTTCGGTGGTTTTTCGTCGGACTTGTGGTTGGTGATGTGGTCATGGCTATACTGTGGATTATTGTGGGGTGGTGGGCACCGGTGGCTTACCATGTTTTTCCAACGTAG
- a CDS encoding peptide transporter, whose amino-acid sequence MREDKELQEYRQILAPPDNFEDGFGWKSVVGALFIGFIMMPASMYLNLVIGTGVGPAARWVTVILFAEVAKRAYTRLKQQEIFVLYYMAGAALSSPFSGLLWNQYLIQSEAAQILGLSHLIPSWVAPSLNSSSYLERSFFHRDWLVPILLLVGFELIQAVDHFGLGYALYRLTSDVEKLPFPLAPVGALGTMALAESANREETSWRWRVFSIGGMIGLVFGFFYLLVPAVTGVIFSEPVRLIPIPWIELTDVTEDLFPAVATGIQLDLGLIFIGMVLPFWAVIGGLIGFVITLIANPLLYKYGILYHWHKGMKTVETVFANNFDFYMSFGIGLGLAIAVAGIIHVAVILRRGEKVSWRDKIRKLFEPPPGRGDFRIGIAIAIYVGSTLAYILLCNYLVPGFPIIFLVAYGFIYTPIVSYISARMEGVAGQFVSLPMVREASFIAASRFFGYQGLDIWYAPIPIHNYGKATVKFREIELTGTSFRSIIKAEIFVFPVVMIASLIFSQYLWRLAPIPSVHYPYAQELWHLQALNSLLLQSSTLGEGSPFMQAFKFWYVVVGFGLGMITYGTLAALNLPILLIYGITRGLGQTTPHGIFLEVIGALLGRYYFVKRYQLKWRQYAPVLLAGFSCGIGLMGMLGMGFTLIMKSLGRLAY is encoded by the coding sequence ATGAGAGAAGATAAGGAACTGCAAGAATACAGGCAGATTCTTGCTCCGCCAGATAATTTTGAAGACGGTTTCGGTTGGAAATCGGTTGTCGGAGCGCTTTTCATTGGCTTTATTATGATGCCAGCTTCTATGTATTTAAATCTGGTGATTGGAACTGGAGTAGGTCCTGCGGCTCGATGGGTTACGGTTATTCTTTTTGCTGAAGTTGCCAAAAGAGCTTACACAAGGCTTAAGCAACAGGAAATTTTCGTGCTCTATTACATGGCTGGAGCGGCTCTCTCGTCGCCTTTTTCTGGGCTTTTGTGGAATCAATATCTTATACAATCTGAGGCTGCACAAATTCTGGGATTGAGCCACCTTATTCCTTCCTGGGTTGCGCCGTCACTGAATTCTTCATCTTATCTCGAGCGGAGTTTTTTTCACAGGGATTGGCTTGTGCCGATTCTATTGCTGGTAGGTTTTGAACTTATTCAGGCGGTGGATCATTTCGGATTAGGTTATGCCCTCTACAGACTTACTTCTGATGTTGAAAAACTGCCTTTTCCGCTTGCTCCTGTGGGAGCTCTGGGAACTATGGCTCTTGCAGAATCGGCAAATCGAGAAGAAACGAGCTGGCGATGGCGGGTATTTTCAATTGGGGGAATGATAGGACTTGTTTTTGGCTTTTTCTATTTGCTGGTTCCTGCTGTAACGGGGGTGATTTTTTCCGAGCCTGTTCGTTTGATTCCCATCCCGTGGATTGAGCTTACCGATGTAACGGAAGATCTATTCCCTGCTGTTGCCACAGGAATACAACTTGATTTGGGGCTTATCTTCATAGGCATGGTGCTTCCCTTTTGGGCTGTTATTGGGGGACTTATAGGTTTTGTTATTACCCTTATAGCCAATCCTTTGCTTTACAAGTATGGTATCCTTTACCACTGGCACAAGGGCATGAAGACTGTAGAGACAGTATTTGCCAACAACTTTGACTTTTACATGAGCTTTGGAATAGGGCTTGGACTTGCCATCGCTGTTGCGGGGATAATCCATGTTGCGGTTATATTAAGAAGAGGAGAAAAAGTTTCGTGGCGGGATAAAATAAGGAAGCTATTTGAACCACCCCCAGGTAGAGGTGATTTTCGTATAGGGATTGCTATCGCCATATACGTGGGATCTACTCTGGCTTACATACTGCTTTGTAACTATCTTGTGCCTGGCTTTCCAATTATTTTTCTGGTGGCTTACGGTTTTATTTACACTCCCATAGTGTCTTACATTTCGGCTCGGATGGAAGGTGTTGCGGGACAGTTTGTAAGTCTGCCCATGGTGCGGGAAGCTAGCTTCATTGCGGCTTCCAGGTTTTTCGGTTATCAGGGACTGGACATCTGGTATGCCCCTATACCCATTCACAACTATGGTAAAGCCACGGTCAAATTTCGGGAAATTGAACTGACGGGAACAAGCTTTAGAAGTATCATCAAGGCGGAAATTTTCGTTTTTCCGGTGGTTATGATCGCAAGCCTTATTTTTTCGCAGTATCTGTGGAGACTTGCGCCCATTCCGTCAGTTCATTATCCCTATGCTCAAGAATTGTGGCATCTGCAGGCTCTAAACAGTCTCCTTCTGCAAAGTTCAACTCTTGGAGAAGGTTCCCCTTTTATGCAGGCATTTAAATTCTGGTATGTGGTTGTAGGCTTCGGGTTGGGAATGATCACCTATGGAACGCTGGCGGCTCTTAACCTGCCTATACTTCTAATCTATGGCATTACAAGGGGCTTGGGGCAAACGACCCCTCACGGGATTTTCCTGGAAGTGATCGGAGCTCTTTTAGGGCGTTATTATTTTGTAAAACGCTATCAATTAAAATGGAGACAATACGCTCCTGTGCTACTTGCCGGATTTTCCTGTGGGATTGGACTCATGGGCATGCTGGGCATGGGATTTACTTTGATCATGAAATCCCTTGGAAGACTCGCCTACTAA
- a CDS encoding heterodisulfide reductase-related iron-sulfur binding cluster — protein MEPETIVREIIEECGDCDVCRDLMDGVCFFFPKLYEIWDKEKEGGIKATFSDLRSLVENCHFCALCPCEPVRSKIIKAKIAFIKRDGLPWSTKLLENVELTWGILRKIPAHQFMSNRVVGSAVKKLLGIHESRQIPFFPDESFDIWAKKKGLTEPVKTTNSPKVAYFVGCTGRFLFPQVPKSFVNIMERLGIPVYVFEQHCCGMPALLEGDMERVLSWLGGQIKLWFELVSDGYDIVCSCPTCSFMLRRVIPAGVIYSDAVQKKLNAKNGEILVPIEERIFGQNLTKMLSLHKRLYENVLVSGEYFSDLDPVERFVVASHTFDAGEYILKHINSKENFSIRVENQHKGYVYFPPCHQREQKGEMLYYMELFNRLGIEGISSFTDSFGCCGLGGIRGFSQSYHEKSVAIGKKLVEKIDRMEPRGIITECLSCRIQFEELTDYDIVHPLEVINQAMK, from the coding sequence ATGGAACCCGAAACTATTGTTAGGGAAATTATTGAAGAGTGTGGCGATTGTGACGTATGCCGGGATCTTATGGATGGTGTTTGTTTTTTCTTTCCAAAGCTTTATGAAATTTGGGACAAAGAAAAGGAGGGAGGAATAAAAGCGACCTTTTCGGATCTTAGATCCTTAGTTGAAAATTGTCATTTTTGTGCTCTTTGCCCCTGTGAACCTGTAAGATCAAAGATCATCAAAGCAAAGATTGCTTTTATAAAAAGGGACGGACTGCCCTGGTCAACCAAATTACTTGAAAATGTTGAGCTAACATGGGGCATCCTGCGTAAAATTCCTGCTCATCAGTTTATGTCTAATCGAGTTGTCGGTTCAGCGGTCAAAAAATTGCTCGGAATTCATGAATCACGACAGATTCCTTTTTTCCCTGATGAATCTTTCGATATATGGGCTAAAAAGAAAGGACTTACAGAACCTGTTAAAACAACGAATTCCCCAAAAGTTGCCTATTTTGTTGGTTGTACTGGCAGGTTTCTTTTTCCCCAGGTTCCGAAGTCTTTTGTGAACATTATGGAACGCTTGGGGATCCCTGTTTATGTGTTTGAACAGCACTGCTGCGGTATGCCGGCACTTTTAGAGGGTGACATGGAGCGAGTTCTTTCATGGCTTGGTGGACAAATCAAGCTATGGTTTGAGTTAGTTTCGGATGGTTACGATATTGTATGCTCCTGTCCAACCTGTAGTTTTATGCTTCGTAGAGTTATTCCCGCAGGTGTTATCTATTCTGATGCAGTGCAGAAAAAACTTAATGCTAAAAATGGCGAAATTTTGGTGCCGATAGAAGAAAGAATTTTTGGACAGAATTTAACAAAGATGCTTTCTCTACACAAGAGGCTTTACGAAAATGTGCTGGTCAGCGGTGAATATTTTTCTGATTTAGATCCTGTAGAACGGTTTGTTGTAGCTTCCCATACTTTTGATGCTGGTGAGTATATTTTGAAGCATATTAACTCTAAAGAGAACTTTTCTATCAGAGTGGAGAATCAGCACAAGGGATATGTCTATTTCCCACCTTGCCATCAAAGGGAACAGAAGGGAGAGATGCTGTATTACATGGAACTTTTCAACCGGCTTGGAATCGAGGGCATTAGCTCTTTTACAGATAGTTTTGGTTGTTGTGGGTTAGGAGGTATTAGAGGTTTTAGCCAGAGTTACCATGAAAAATCGGTAGCAATTGGAAAGAAACTTGTCGAAAAAATCGACAGGATGGAACCTCGAGGGATTATCACAGAATGCCTGAGTTGCAGGATCCAGTTTGAGGAATTAACCGATTACGATATTGTTCATCCCCTGGAAGTTATAAACCAGGCTATGAAATAG
- a CDS encoding PilZ domain-containing protein: MMEEKERRRFTRVGFRTTAEIVKGSISISGEVKDLSLKGAFVVSKEKLPVNQKVEISIYLSGAENPLKVTVMGKVVRTTPEGIGVDFEGMDLDSFNTLKEIVSYNLGSEDTVRKEVFEYLQDRLTPRTS, encoded by the coding sequence ATGATGGAAGAAAAGGAAAGACGAAGATTTACAAGGGTGGGTTTTCGCACGACTGCAGAAATTGTTAAGGGCTCAATTTCAATAAGTGGAGAAGTAAAAGACTTAAGTCTGAAAGGAGCCTTCGTTGTCTCAAAGGAAAAACTTCCTGTGAATCAAAAAGTAGAAATTAGCATTTACCTTAGTGGCGCAGAAAATCCTCTTAAGGTTACCGTGATGGGTAAGGTCGTAAGAACCACCCCAGAAGGTATAGGTGTGGACTTTGAAGGTATGGATCTAGATTCATTTAACACGCTAAAAGAAATCGTAAGTTACAACCTTGGTAGTGAAGATACTGTTAGGAAAGAAGTTTTTGAATACCTCCAGGACCGACTCACCCCTAGAACATCATAA